A region of the Candidatus Zixiibacteriota bacterium genome:
CTTTTTAGTGAGCCTGCCTGAAGACATAAACAGAACCCGGGCTGCAAGCTCCAGCGCACAATAATCGTCATCTTTTATCTCAAAATTTGGCCCGTGAAAAGCGATCAAAAGCTTGGGAGAGATCTCAGAATCCTTCCACACGTAATTTTTCACCCTCTCCTTTGTCTGCTTCGGCTCAGCCGGTATCTTGAGATCAGGAGGAGGAGTCTTTTGCCAGTCCCCATAATACTTTTTGATTACTTCCAGGACTTTTGGAGTATCGAAATTGCCGGTTACGACGATGGCGGTATATCCAGGAGAATAGAAATTCTTTTTGAAATCCAGCCCATCCTGAACCTGGATATTTTTCTCCAGGTCTTCCTCAAAACCTATTACCGGATGGTGATAAGGATGCACCTGGTAAGCGGTCTGGACCAGCTCATCCCAGATGAAACCGTCCGGGTCATCCACCACACCCCTTCTCCTTTCCTCCTTGACCGGACCCATCTCCATTCGGAAAGCCTCATTGGTAAAGGCTAGATTCCTTACCCGGTCTGCCTCGATCGGGATTATTTTCTCCAGATAATCTTTTTTCACGTTCACAAAATAAGAGGTATAATCCTCGCCAGTCGAGGCATTGGTATTAGCTCCAAAAGAGGTAACCGCTTTATCATAGTCCGGATATTCTTTGGTTCCCCGGAACATCATATGCTCGAAGATGTGAGCCAATCCGGTAGTTCCCGGTTTTTCCTCACGCGAGCCGGCATTTATAAAGGTCATATAAGAAATAGTGGGTGCGGATTTATCCTCGCAGGTCAAAATGGTAAGCCCGTTATCCAGGACATTTTTCTTTATGTCCAGTTTGAGTTCCTGAGCCGGAAGAGAAAAGAACGGAATCAAGATCAAGAGTAAAAAAGAAACTATGCTTACCTTAAAGATTTGTCTTTTGTTCATATTTTCTCCTTGATTAGCTATTCGTTAGTTGTAGCTTCTTGCCTTGCTCAACTCGTCTAATTAAATTATTTACAGATATTTGTCAACTGATTTTTCTGGAAATAAAAATGTAGGGGCACGGCGTGCCGTGCCCCTACCAAAACTTGACACTTGAGTTTAGCAGGCTGGAGCTGGTCCGCCTTTAAACAGATAGTTTATCAGGAAGATCACGTCTGAGACGGTTGAATTGCCATCACAGTTGGCATCTCCGGCTTCCAGTGGATCGGGAGGATTTCCTCCTTTAAAAAGATAGTTTATTAAATAGATTACATCTGCCACGCTGATATTGTTATCCCCGTTGACATCCCCGCGTTTGTATCTGGCTATTCCCAGGATGAGGACGTCGTCTATGTTCCAGCCTCCCAAATGCAGCCCTTCATCTGACCTGAGCCGGTATTTGAGCTGAACCGAAAAGTTAGTGTCTGCAATTGAGGAGATATCGAAGTCCTGAAGCACCCATTTCATATCCAGATTATCAGTGGTTGAGTCATTTTGCCAGAGTAGATTTCCATTGAGTGAAACCTGGGCAGTATCCCAGATCGCTTTCTCTACAGAGAGCCACCTATGAAATTGCAGTCTGGTCTTGGTATATCTTCCGCAATTGATCACTGGAGAGAGGAGATAATTTTCCACCTGGTCAGGATAATTGTCGTTCAGATTATTTGCCCAGATCTTTGTTCCGGAGAAAGCAGACTTAGGGTCGGTTCTGCTACCGCC
Encoded here:
- a CDS encoding insulinase family protein, which produces MNKRQIFKVSIVSFLLLILIPFFSLPAQELKLDIKKNVLDNGLTILTCEDKSAPTISYMTFINAGSREEKPGTTGLAHIFEHMMFRGTKEYPDYDKAVTSFGANTNASTGEDYTSYFVNVKKDYLEKIIPIEADRVRNLAFTNEAFRMEMGPVKEERRRGVVDDPDGFIWDELVQTAYQVHPYHHPVIGFEEDLEKNIQVQDGLDFKKNFYSPGYTAIVVTGNFDTPKVLEVIKKYYGDWQKTPPPDLKIPAEPKQTKERVKNYVWKDSEISPKLLIAFHGPNFEIKDDDYCALELAARVLFMSSGRLTKKLYNDLQLVEYISGGMGDRKDPGLFEISTSLKRGKSIDEVKPLILEELEKLKNEPVSERELEKAKNSVKAEMIYRMDNPLSVAYTIGHFQIEGGDYNLLFEIQKKYSEVNPGMIQQVAKKYFSPENRTVLTLLPKK